The Nicotiana tabacum cultivar K326 chromosome 5, ASM71507v2, whole genome shotgun sequence sequence GATTGGATCTGAGCAACAACGGCGTTATCAACTTGAAAAGCCTTAGCAAGAACATCAGTTGCTATAGCTGGATCCGATCCGAAGACTGCATTAGCAATGGTTATAACACCAGGATTCTGGCTACTCAATGCTGCAATTGCAACAGCATTTCCATTTCCAACGTTGCGTTGGTAGTGAACAAGTCCAATAGGAAATACAAACACATCGCCTTTTTTAAGTACCTTAGTAATAAGGCGATTTTCGGGGCTTGAGGTTACAAAACCAACTTGAAGAGAACCTTCAAGGACAGTGAGTATCTCAGTAGCTCTAGGGTGAGTGTGAGGAGGGTTGATTCCCCATGGTGCATAGTCGACGCGAACCAATGAAATACCAAGAGTGTTCAGTCCTGGTACTTGCGCTACATTGACAGGAGTGACTTTAGAGCCAGCAGGATTTGTTGTGTTGCCAGCCAAATGCAGCCCACTGAAGTAAAAATCATTAGCTTCTACAAGTGAAGAATTCTTGCAAACCATGCCATTTACCTTCACTGCAATTATGAAAGTACGATCAGCAAaaagtttttgttttttgtaatgACGAAGTAAAGAATTTCCATACTATAACTTTATCAAGTTAAACCTACAAGTCATAACTTAAGTCACTAAAATAAtagttgtcaagtgggttcaaacagaggcggatccaggatttgagcTTTATGCGTTCCTACCGTAATTTCaaattaatatgcaataataattGGGTTCACAATCAGATATTTACCAATAtttggtgaatttcttaatataaatacaggGTCTACGCAAGAGTTACTGGGTTCCCGAGAAGGTCCGCCCCtgggttcaaataaaataatttatacaaaGCTTTAATAGTAATTTATACATgtacacaatattattttttgatgaagcgggttcagttgaaccaGCTTGCCACCACGTGCGTCCGCCACTGCCTACAACAACAGGTAACTTTCTACATCAAGTCTGATATATTAACTGAAAAATAGAGTAATACACATGCTATATGTATGGTGAAATCATATTGATAGTGTTAAGAAAAATTTATATATTGTAAGTATATATAACTTAACCTCTTATAAAAACAGGATTCCTGCTCGTCATTCATTAATGTATACTACTAAACATATAGTAGTATATATATTACAAATCTTGAATACCTGAGCTAGCAGAATCTGCGACGCAGAAATCTTGCAATGGACTCGGCTCGAAACCAGTGATAAGGCAGCAGAAACTCAGAGTTAACAAGCTGAGAAAAGAGAATAATTTGGCCATTTCAAACTCAAAAACTTAAGAATAAAACGAAATAGCTTGAAATAGGAGtagaatttttttataattaagtGTATTTGATGGGATGAATCAACTGTGCTTCTGGTGTCACCTTTTATATAAGGACTTGATGCATATGAATAATCCATTATTTGGCGAGTAGGCCGTAGCCATTAATCATTTTTGAATAACTAATTAAATGCCGTCCTAGCacattaattctttttttttcttttctataatctggtttttgaagttttgtaatGATATTAATATTCGCAAAAAAAGTGGACAGGGAGAAGATGGTATATAGTTTGATAAATGGATACAGATCATGGTTGTTAGATATTTTACCTTTATAAATATTATTGCCGACTGGAATGGTCAGAGGTTTTAGGATTGCTGGTAAAGAATTTGACTGTGAGTTTTATGCTCAAAACATAGGGATATAAATAAATCTatgattttaatttttcatttttaccatgcgATTGGAATATCTTCTGATGTTTTAATCTAACATTAATGGCtaggaaaaatgagagaaaaaaccAAAATCGCCCCTTAATTTTAGAGCATCACTAAAATTGATCCCTACTTCCCTATAAAATAAGTATCTAAGGTGAAGCATAATAGTCCTTTTAAGGGAATGTTTGGTCcatggataaaaataataatttcggaataaagtttgggattaacttttgttgggttttttatgtatttaattaatatattaaatacttaaagagggtgaatgggaaatggagggaaatgaaatttttgagtgaaattttaagttccCCCTTGGTAAATggatattgtcccatattggaagaggaaggggttttttatgggtatataagcaattgttcttcttctagatcttaaagagttgagaagaaggcaagtctcgcgccgtcgtcgttcGGCTTGGCTTCGGCTTGATTTGGATtgggatttggtcaaatgattgattgattaactttttggaccaaatttatttgttaatagtaaaatattaacagaaattttattaaatatttgttttaataacagaatattattaaatattaatattaaatccaactATTATGTAATGGCATTTAGGGTGTGGCCGTTTGTAAAACATTTATGTAATAGCATTTATGTTGTGGCCGTTTTGCAGAAacaaccattctgaagagttgcacctcttcagatttcagcccaactttggctataaatacaacaTTATTCTGCTCAGAATTTCACTACGATTTTCTGaatttctcctccttcttctgcataCTTTTAGCATCAAACAAAGCAATAGTAAGTGtaatttgctaccgaactttgtgttcactgaaacactggggtttgaagtaccactacatcAGTGTGTAAttcattctatcctgggaggaaataatccataaccttgggtactaggaggggattaaattccttaaggaaacactgtgaattcaatgGGCTCGAATTGAGTTTTTGTTATTTCGTTGTTCACCtctgtttatgttcatttatatttccagaattattttacaaatacagtttactaacaagcttaaggaatttaactaTTTTCTGTATTTGTACTCGCTGTTTCTGGAgagtaaaacctttgtggttttgtactctattggagattaaaatctatgtGATTTTAACttttgtcattcttttacagaatgACTAACGATAACggaaaccaagctgttccgatggtgactgccaatgcCTCAACGAGCTGAACAACACCGGCAGCATTGGCACCGGCGGAGAAACCCGAAAAAATTTTCGGGATTAATTTAAGGCTctggcagcaaaagatgttcttctattTGACTACTCTAAGTatccagaagttcatcaaggaagatgttcttGTACTGTCCGATGAAACTCCAGAAACTGAACGCTTTCTCATGATTGAGACGTAGAAGCATTCagattttttgtgcaagaattatattctaagcGGACTGGAGGATGCTTTGTATAACATCTACAGTGGCGTGGAAACGTCAAAAGAACTGTAGATTACGCttcaaaagaaatacaaaccGAAGATGCCAGGTTGAAAAAGTTTGTTGCTGCaaagtttttggactacaaaatggtagatagcaagtctattattacccaagtccaggaattgcaagtgattattcacgatctccttgctgaaggtataaatcaaattaatattgatgttgaaagtagtaatcttagtatttttactaacagaaatttcattgaaggtcttgtcatcaatgaagcattccaagtagcagcgatgattgagaagttgcctcctttgtggaaggacttcaaaaactacttgaaataCAAACGCAaagagatgtcccttgaagatctcattgttcggttgagaatcgaagaggacaacaaagctgctgaaaagagaggccgtggaaactcaacaataatgggagcaaatattgttgaagagaacaaaaagaggaagaaggcttctgcaccgaaatacaacccaagcaagaagcggttcagtggaaactgctataACTGTGgaaaaaccggacacaaatctacggagtatCGTGCTCCGaaaaaagacaagaagaagggtcaagcaaacatggttgaaaagcatgatgatgttgatgacttatgTGCCATGCTTTCCGAATGCAACTTGGTGGGCAGTCCtaaagagtggtggattgattctggagccactcgcgaTGTTTGTACTGTTaaagaagcttttgctacttatgctcctgttgGACCCGATGAGACAATTTCTATGGGGAATGCTGCAAAggccaagattgaaggatgtgggaagatatttctcaaaatgacttccggcaaagtggtgactttgaacaacgtccttcatgttcccgagattaggaagaatttagtctctggacttcttgttaagaatggtTTAAATGTGTTTTTGTTTCCGATAAgtttgtaataagtaagaatgaaatgtttgtaggaaaaggttacctcaccgaaggccttttcaagctgaatgtaatggttgttgaaaataataataaaatttcagcttcgtcttacttacttgagtcaaatgaattatggcatatacgtttgggtcatgttaattataaaaccttgcggaaaatgattaatttggaagtattgcctaagtttcaATGTGACAAATCAAAATATCaagtatgtgtggaatctaagtatgttaagcatccttataagtcagttgaaaggaattcaaatcctttagacttaattcacacagatatttgtgacataaagtcaataccatctcgcggtggaaagaagtatttcataacttttattgacgataatactcgatattgctatgtttacttacttaatagtaaagatgaagcaatagacgcattcaagcaatacaaaaatgaagttgaaatgcaacttaacaagaaaatcaaaatgataagaagtgataggggtggtgaatatgaatctcctttgaacaaatatgtttagaatatggaattattcatcaaacaatggcCCCTTACATTCCCCAATATAATgggattgcagaaagaaagaatcgttcattaaaggagatgatgaacacattattgataagttctggtttgccacagaacttgtgcgGTGGAAGTCATTCTTACGGctagccgaatactaaatcgagtaccccatagtaaAATATAATTCGTTCcatgtgaaaaatggaaaggaaggaagcacaacatgaattattttaaagtgtgggagtgtttggcaaaagtgcaagttcctaaacctaaaagggtaaaaataggaccgaaaactgttgattgtgttttcataggatatgctactaatagtaaagcatatcggtttctggttcataaatcagaaaatctcaaaatttataataatacggttatagaatcagataatgctgagttctttgaaaatatatatccgtataaaaaggaatgtgagtcgattggtgaaggatctaaacgacttcgggaagaaacaaaagaaagtacacttaaccaggaggatccaagacgtagtaaacatcaaagaacgtctacttcatttggaccagattttgtgactttcttattggaaaatgagcctcaaacatttaaagaagatatgtcttcttcggaatcattgttatggaaagaggcagtcaatagtgaaatagaatccatattgaacaatcatacatgggaattggttgatcttcctcctagaaataaaccgttgggttctaaatagatctttaagaggaaaatgaaagatgatggcactattgacaaatataaggcaagacttgggTTCATAGGGTATAGACaatgagaaggtcttgactattttgatacatactctccagttacaagaattacgtccatacgaacgtTAGTAGCGTTAGCTacagtttatggtcttgaaattcatcaaatggatgtaaagacgaccttcttaaatggagagttggaggaagaaatctacatggaacaacctgaagggtttgtggttccaggtaaagaaaagaaggcctgtagacttgttaagtccctttacggattaaaacaagcacccaaacaatggcatgcgaaatttgaccaaacaatattgtcaaatgaatttaagataaatgaatgggataaatgtgtgtacattaaaaatgttccaaatcacatagtcattgtttgcttatatgtggatgatatgctcataatgagtaatgacattgccaacataaatgctactaagcgtatgctaactagcaagtttgatatgaaagacttgggagttgctgatttaattctgggaattaagatccataagacttctcaaggtctgacattgtcacaatctcattatattaagacagtacttgaaaaattcaagcacttgggctttaaagttgcaaagactccaattgacgtgaatcttgcattagcaaagaacaaaggccaaagcatatcacaattggattatgctcatgtgttgggatgcttaatgtacatcatgaattgtacacaaccagatatagcttgtgctataagtaaattgaatcgatatacgagcaatccaggccaatctcattggatggcaatgaaatgagttttgggatatttagaacatacgcagggcaaattggatcaccagttcaactgattctaagtctacaagtggatatgtatttactattggtggaggagcggtatcttagaagtcatccaaacaaacttgtattgcctgctctacaatggaggctgagttcatagccttggataaagccggtgaagaagctgaatggctccggaatttcttgaaagatattccattttggcccaaaccgttgacaccaatatgcatacattgtgatagtcaagtggcaattggaagggctgggagcattatgtataacggtaaatatCGTCATATACGATGAAGACATAAAACAGTTagacaattactctctagaggaattatcacgattgactatgtaaagtcaagtgataatgtgtcggatccacttacaaaaggcctaactagagaggtagttgagaagtCATCAAGGGAAATGGGActgtggccgagaacaagtcatagtggcggtaactctacctagaagactggagatcccaagatctaggttcaaggagatcaaacaaagtcatcaatgacggttcaacattgtcaactaaacttttggtccattctcgtgatgagacaatgttaagtaccaaggataaagcattaaggctttttaatgatttctaatttTGATACGggatatatcaaatagtgtatctacggggtgacacgtttaggaatcacctatgtaagtatgaagtgttagccgcttcaaggagaactttgtaaggccagttctctacgcacttatgaaaccaggcggtgttcatggctgaaacaaacacaacaatgagaaccaaagacggttaagggttgattgtatgacttgtggttgtctaggtatacaccaaagttcgacggttcaaagatatcaaatctaccgattgatcgagtatatccgatataagttcactacggaaagttcaaagggaaacctacttatccaaatgcaattaatccttacttgtgaatcacacagtttttcatgcatacttccgtgatatagccattctcCATTAATGTGGGGGATTattggattatttatttatttaattaataaattaaatacttaaaagagggtgaatgagaaatggaggaaaataaaatttttgagtgaaattttaagttttccccttgGTAAATGGATATTGTCctatattggaagaggaagagggttttttatgggtatataagcaattgctcttcttctagctcttaaataGTTGAGAataaggcaagcctcgcgccgtcgtcgtcgtcgctcgctcggcttcggcttcggattcagattcagattcggtcaaatgattgattgattaactttttgaaccaaatttatttgttaatagtaaattaTTAAcggaaatgttattaaatatttgttttaataacagaatattaatattaaatattaatattaaatccaatccgtttttctgttttggtaacagaaaattaactaccctcctcaattttccttctttatgttccctctttattgttgagtaaatagccatttatgtaatGTCATTTATGTTGTGGCCATTTTGCAGAAAcagccattctgaagagttgcacctcttcagatttcagcccaactttggctataaatacaacacTATTCTGCTTAGAATTTCACTACGATTTTATGAGTTTCTTCTCCTTCTGCATACTTTTAGCATCAAACAAAGCaatagtaagtgtgatttgctaccgaactttgtgttcgctgaaacactggggtttgaagtaccactacaccagtgtgtaactcgttctatcatgggaggaaataattcataatcttgggtactaggaggggattaaattccttaaggaaacactgtgaattcagtgggctcggattggTTTTCTGTTATTTCGTTGTTCACttctgtttatgttcatttctgtttatgttcatttatatttccagaattattttacaaatacagtttactaacaaCTTTATCCCATATTTGTTCCGGAGATAACTTTTACACTAAAATGGTGAGATTAGTGTTATCCCATATAGAAggtgggataactaatcccaTGGATATCCCACCATTGTACCAAACAACACCTAACTGTAAGCAGCTGTGCTTTGGGCCTTTGCCATGTTATATGTTTACATCTAACCTAATCGTTGTTTTTATTCAAATAAGTAAATGGCTAGCAAATATGCATACTCCAGAATATGAGTATATATACGTCTTACCGTTCGTATTGTCTACAAAATATATATCATGTCTACCATGCACTTCTCAATTTTTAACATGAGATCATTCATACACAATGCAACTATCTCATAAAAACTTTGAAGGCTCTCTTATATATACACACTCTATTGATGAAATTCAATGATCAAGGGCTTGAATTCGATTCATCTTCCGTTGAAACTTATTTGTTGCTAAAAAAATCCCACATTTCATTCTTTAGattaagttaaaaaaataattataaatataaaaGAAACAATAGCCTTTTTCCTTTATAATGTTCGAAAGAATGACATCCCATTTATACGTGATTATTCCATTTTGATTTAATTATATTCCATTTGGTTGAATAAAAATGTACATCAATTACAGATCTTGAAAAATTATCCTTGTGTATTACGCAAACATGGGGGATAAGTTGGAACTTTTTTCTTATCAAAGTAATTTCTAAAATTATCCACGTACTAGTTCGAATTAGTAATTTTTATAGTTGCTCCGGCTGCTATTTtgggaattgattttttggggcTCAGAGTGGTAAAAATTGTGggggaagtgcacggttagccactaataacacatgtatttacttttaagtcactatttaaaatgtctttagtctttagccgttgctttaataaactttacctGCCCGGACGAAAACACCCTTTTCCCcataaagttcaggaccaagtgtcgttaacttttaaacttgtaactctaagttcaggacttcatgactacatgtccttaacttttgaacttgaaactcgaagttcaggaccacctgtccttaatttctgtgcttgtaactctaagttaaagactattagtccttaacttttgagcttgtaactgtaagtttaggacctattgtccttaacttttgagcttgttagtctaagttcaagacctattgtccttaacttttgggcttcttagccaAGTTCAAGACATATTGTctttaacttttgagcttgtaactgtaagttcaggacctattgtccttaacttttgagtttgttagtctaagttcaggacctattgtccttaacttttgggcttcttagcctaagttcaggacctattgtccttaacttttgagcttgttagtctaagttcaggaccaagtgtccttaacttttgaacttggaacttgaagttcatgaccaagtgtccttaacttttgaacttggaactgtAAGTTCAGAGACcgattgtccttaacttttgggcttcttagcctaagttcaggacctattgtccttaacttttgagcttattagtctaagttcaggacttcaggacctatagttcttaacttttgaatttgtaactgtaagttcaggacctattgtccttaacttttgagcttgtcagtctaagttcaggatcaagtgtccttaacttttaaacttgtaactctaagttcaggaccaagtgtccttaacttttgacgCTGAGTAAAAATGCAGTACCCGCCACGCCGTCAGCTTCCTTAAATCTTTCAGTCTCTTTCATAACTCCTTCTATCTATATCTTTATTAATTAAAGCGTTAAGCTATGTTATGGAGTATGTATAATAGAAATACCAACGGAATTTTCAGAGTTGCATGAAAACAAAAATGGATAATTGACAGGATGTTCTCTTGTCGGTATTTCTGATTGAAACTTTTCAATTTTTGTGATACACTGCAAAGTGATAAGCCTTCTCTATCTCAAgaaaccaataacaacaacaacaacaacaacggcccagtataatcccacaaatgtggtctgggaagggtaatatgtacgcagatcttacccctactccgagggacagagaggttgtttccactcAAGAAACCATCTCAATTAATATTGGAGACAAAGTTGTCGTCCTCTTGATTTATCAACCTGCAGAATTAACTAATTCCCTGCTGACAATGGGTAAAAATTATAGGGAATTGGATAAAACCAGCTTCTTCAAATAAATggtgaaaacaagaagaaaagacCAGACTCAACGGTAACTAGTTGCACAATTTCTCATTTCGAATTCTGATCATTTTACAACTGGTACTATTGCAATTATCAATTTCCCGAATTAAACAATTATAGAGTAGAGAAACAAACGGAATGGAAAACTGAAAAGTAGAGAACGGAGGAGTTTGCTCATCAAAAACCGTTATCGGCGGCACAGTTCTTCTCCCTAACACATGGAAGTgatagaagaaagggtaacacagtcttttcatattaattttaatagactagtgactactattgctaagcattaaaaatgctggataaaaagtaaatatcACTTTAAAAAGTGGCTACTCCACACAATTtttgaacttagactaacaagctcaaaagttaaggacaatacgtcctgaacttaggctaagaagcctaaaagttaaggacaataggtcctgaacttacagttacaagctcaaaagttaaggacaataagtcatgaacttagactaacaagctcaaaagttaaggacaatacgTCCTGAATTTATagttacaagctcaaaagttaaggactaatagtctaacttagagttacaaacacagaaattaaggacaggtgGTCTTGAACttcgagtttcaagttcaaaagttaaggacatgtagtcctgaagtcttGAACATAGAGttacaagtttaaaagttaaggacacttggtcctgaactttataAGCAAAAGGATATTTTTGTCCGGGCAGGTAAAGTTTATTAAAACAGTGGCTAAAGATTAAAGATATTTTAAACAGGGGTTTAAAAATAAACACATATGTTATTAGTGGCTAATCATGCGGTTCGGGCGACGGGTATCCATCCGGGTTAAGAAACGAAGGCTAACAGAAACTCCAGCAACGAGAAAAAGTGAAAAGGATCAAATCTTAATAGTCTCTCCGAAAGAGAGAATCAAGTAAAAAATGGGGGATTACCATTTCGTGTACTCGGAAGAACAATCGACGGAAGAACTGATGAGAGCGAATACAGAGGAAGCTCGGAAATCTCCCTCCAAAACCCCATGTTTTCAAGCCCGCCCCTTTTGCTCCTTCTGAGGATCAAAATTCCAATTCCAAATCCAAAAACAAAGATTGGATCGATGACAAAACCCAAGATGAGCTTGACGATCTCGAAGATGACCCCGATCTCAATGACGATCGCTTCCTCCAAGAATACAGGTCCCTTTTTTCAATATACACACTTCATATACTCCAATTGTGCAGgatttgaactttatgggttCCCTAATTATAGTTACTGGgcccaaaattaaatatttgtaCATAGATTTCTATATATAGGGTTTGACCCAAAGCTACAGCTTTAATTGTACGCCCACCCCTGGATGAGACATAGATTAAATCAAGTCAAGATCCTTCTTTTATTGAGTTTGTTAGTGTTTAAAAATTGTTTCTTTACATTTCTTTTCCTGATTTTCTTAGCAGACACAGGCTAATCAAACCTTAGGATTTATTAGAGCCTTTGAAATGTCAGGAGCTTCAATGTCATTTATAAAAC is a genomic window containing:
- the LOC107832624 gene encoding putative germin-like protein 2-3 codes for the protein MAKLFSFLSLLTLSFCCLITGFEPSPLQDFCVADSASSVKVNGMVCKNSSLVEANDFYFSGLHLAGNTTNPAGSKVTPVNVAQVPGLNTLGISLVRVDYAPWGINPPHTHPRATEILTVLEGSLQVGFVTSSPENRLITKVLKKGDVFVFPIGLVHYQRNVGNGNAVAIAALSSQNPGVITIANAVFGSDPAIATDVLAKAFQVDNAVVAQIQSKF